Proteins encoded in a region of the Hippocampus zosterae strain Florida chromosome 11, ASM2543408v3, whole genome shotgun sequence genome:
- the golga4 gene encoding golgin subfamily A member 4 isoform X1, translating to MFKKLKQKINEEQSPQKNAQTPQQAQMVSGDRRNSQTRPFQHDGVPSASDREVLAGMIAEPAFLSEYTIFALDHSKRPKTAQVASVSASKEPTGSPRGSINGDGSVSPHREEPQSFAQKLQLKVPSMESIIRSGASRAEHLFRSPSKENLVRSSSRESLAHLGENEASGAPTYDPPSDIESEAEEAPGNTESLSKDQLLHRLVRVETSLGKYRGKYSELVTAYRTVQRDKEKTQAILSQCQDKALRRIGELREELQMDQQAKKHLQDEFDAALEEKDQMITVLQTQVTLLKKRVKGMTDGALDAEGEPTISTDAADSKSTSLSKDQEGEPEIPEEEGISDPAKLLEALQKRVKRQENLLHKCKEMIRMHKERSVHISSENETLQEQLQERLQELERMKELHTTEKSKLINQLRDVKNQNEQLEQDKGMVIAETKRQMHETLEMKEEEVAQLRSRLHLANAQNEDLQDQKEKAEKSAFEELERAMASAHKAEEARKQLQVQMEEQMREAEQINEEERKSLQQELTRVKQEVVTIMKKSLEEKVANMEKSHSEALAAKEEDISDRISKAVEQCKEEFAQLTKEKEHQVSLALEDAELQKTALISEGENRVKEIQQELEVAKTRIMELESSLEKMSQDGAVLSHEQSDLLDKMKDNHKEQMSALEEEHQAQLEKHKDTLSQQHKAALEELKEKQRMELETLLKEKDLQIRLHTEEMNQKLDAKQAEHEALSVELSEILKSKQLLELKLVEVQDAHCLAVQDQVVKHSEEMENIKQKHEQSLGGMEKTLMEEVNALKVILREKDKEIEELIQGEKTLKEKLHCDLEELGVRAKQLEDLQQSLSHLQMENSKLKEAQEESNKLSNDLVQSKTALTDLRYQLEVGKKDSQHKELLLQELEQQLQQSKKELAEQEKLHGEDLDTKKEEQKNLMKQLEDERDAQEKKLNDTITELQDKLKTQETKMDKFKQKAKEMQDHFKKKIQQKEESMKMALAKKDEELQQKEQQVQEKILEMAQKNSEGLNDTMAELQANHLGEVEKLRDIHKHEILELERHWQEQLKQQEEELVEKHSTVLQENIQELQECSLKLNRSKDDHEQLLTAMKNQKEELAIQETTVQKLKEELHDAGVKLEDLSTRDTLLREQLESVERNLSQALNERDTLKDRLNITEEESRAKLKTLSDNLVDVKKQLQAFESSRLKECEDLQNKSAEDAIQREAQFQQQFLLMSTQMQHYCEDVQSKMVDGTSELCQKVELRVSGLKERLLCSQKNVVHLKNILSSKVERVCTLEENLRQKSEENNKLCISLEQATAQVNAHMEQIKALTTENEKNSLSVSEKALKTEELSEFNRVISMSLKENELQVTNLEGIISDLKQQLEGKEEAILKLKQQHEEERQKALAEMEETVRRLTQEREATSGQASALNASLSESDNTVASLKSRLDELDRLVSEKDEALQRLTVSFDNQSVSKSEMDQVLSEKEQRVSGLTAELESSNRRLCELQEQFDLKIKECEQLTVDLKQQHSIRENEKKELVEKLQKNGHLEQELVEKLHHLEKDYQKCKSQLKTQEDEFERLKDEMMKSKEECVKETEERLTTESNRKVSELKKKAEQKIGQIKKQLTSQLDEKDELLKSLEASHEEFKKNETSSKECIDTLETKNKKLEEDLVKLKEEQASQLERTQADERRTMEKSLEELRSMYEEKLSALQRDSLHQTELKQAEALEMESRLKEAEKQKEELLEAISTLKEEMTQKLVQCDEHQAASVQAQTSVEPDRKIERSSLQQTKSMLENEMENHLANPEEDSLESLKSKLNHMKNEKEKIHKDFTRLQKDIRLMRKEHDQELEYAKKQLLEESEQKLKLELEDIEMKHNSAIKQLMREFNTQMAVKEKEIDTAVTETIGKAQIVEAELLSSHREETIQLQKAIAQKEDELNRTVQKYEQVIQSREEEMGTRVWQVQKELEELQARSHDTSEMSPEKLQAQLAEKTTLLSEARLKEQGFVERIHSLEDKIKCFHRNTVVTHLGSMYKDAALNKPEPLSEATEMEYLKKVLFEYMMGRETKTMAKVITSMLKFPPDQAQKVLDKEESKAMHWLSV from the exons GTACTGGCCGGAATGATAGCAGAACCCGCTTTTCTCTCTGAGTATACTATCTTTGCTCTGGACCATTCAAAACGACCCAAAACAGCACAGGTAGCCAGTGTG AGTGCCTCTAAAGAGCCAACCGGATCTCCCAGAGGAAGTATCAATGGGGATGGAAGCGTGTCTCCTCAT AGAGAAGAACCACAGTCCTTTGCCCAAAAACTACAGCTCAAAGTCCCCTCAATGGAGTCCATCATTCGAAGTGGCGCCAGTCGGGCTGAACACCTCTTCCGCTCTCCCTCGAAAGAAAACCTGGTTCGGAGCTCATCACGCGAGTCCTTGGCACATTTGGGAGAAAACGAAGCCTCTGGTGCCCCTACATATGACCCGCCTTCAGACATTGAGAGTGAGGCTGAAGAGGCGCCAGGGAACACAGAGTCTCTCTCCAAAGATCAACTGCTGCATCGTTTGGTCAGAGTGGAGACGAGTCTGGGGAAGTATCGTGGAAAGTACTCAGAG CTGGTTACTGCATATCGTACAGTGCAACGagataaagaaaaaacacaG GCCATCCTCAGCCAGTGTCAAGACAAGGCCCTCCGCAGAATAGGAGAACTACGAGAG GAGTTACAAATGGACCAGCAGGCAAAGAAACACCTTCAGGACGAATTTGATGCCGCACTGGAGGAGAAAGACCAGATGATTACTGTCTTGCAAACTCAG GTTACTCTGCTGAAGAAACGAGTTAAGGGAATGACTGACGGTGCTTTGGACGCAGAGGGTGAGCCGACCATTTCTACAGATGCTGCAGATTCCAAATCCACCAGCCTATCAAAGGACCAGGAAGGAGAACCTGAAATACCTGAGG AAGAGGGCATCAGCGATCCAGCTAAACTTTTGGAAGCGCTGCAGAAGCGAGTGAAGAGGCAAGAGAACCTCCTGCATAAGTGCAAAGAGATGATACGGATGCACAAGGAGCGCAGCGTCCACATTAGTAGTGAGAATGAAACTCTGCAAGAGCAGCTGCAGGAGAGACTCCAAGAACTGGAAAGGATGAAG GAACTGCACACGACTGAGAAGTCCAAGTTGATCAATCAGTTGCGCGATGTCAAGAACCAAAATGAACAGCTGGAGCAGGACAAG GGTATGGTGATTGCTGAAACAAAGCGGCAGATGCACGAAACTCTGGAAATGAAAGAAGAGGAGGTCGCGCAGCTCCGGTCCAGGCTCCACCTGGCTAATGCCCAGAATGAAGATCTGCAGGACCAGAAGGAAAAGGCTGAAAAATCCG CATTTGAAGAGCTTGAAAGGGCAATGGCTTCAGCGCATAAGGCTGAGGAAGCACGAAAGCAGCTGCAGGTTCAGATGGAGGAGCAGATGAGGGAAGCAGAACAAATCAATGAAGAAGAGAGGAAGAGTCTGCAGCAGGAGCTAACACGGGTCAAACAGGAGGTTGTCACAATCATGAAG AAATCTTTGGAAGAAAAGGTGGCCAACATGGAAAAATCCCATAGTGAAGCCCTGGCTGCCAAGGAAGAGGACATAAGTGACAGAATCAGCAAGGCAGTG GAGCAGTGTAAAGAGGAGTTTGCTCAGCTAACCAAGGAAAAAGAGCATCAGGTCTCTCTTGCTCTGGAGGATGCAGAGTTACAGAAGACAGCTCTTATTTCGGAGGGCGAGAATAGAGTTAAAGAGATTCAACAAGAGCTGGAAGTAGCAAAAACT AGAATAATGGAGTTGGAGAGCTCCTTGGAGAAGATGTCCCAAGATGGAGCAGTGCTGTCCCATGAACAATCCGATCTACTGGACAAGATGAAGGACAACCACAAAGAGCAAATGTCTGCATTAGAGGAAGAGCACCAGGCACAGCTGGAAAAGCACAAGGACACTCTATCCCAGCAGCACAAAGCTGCTCTGGAAGAGCTCAAGGAAAAACAGAGGATGGAGTTGGAGACACTTCTGAAAGAGAAAGACCTGCAGATTCGTCTGCACACCGAGGAGATGAATCAGAAATTGGATGCAAAGCAAGCAGAGCATGAAGCACTTTCAGTTGAACTTTCTGAAATTTTGAAGAGTAAACAACTTTTGGAACTGAAGTTGGTTGAAGTCCAAGATGCACATTGTTTAGCTGTGCAGGATCAGGTGGTCAAGCACAGTGAAGAAATGGAAAATATTAAGCAGAAGCATGAACAGTCACTTGGAGGAATGGAGAAAACCCTGATGGAGGAAGTTAATGCATTGAAAGTTATTTTAAGAGAGAAGGACAAGGAAATTGAAGAGCTAATTCAAGGAGAGAAAACGCTAAAAGAAAAATTACACTGCGATCTGGAAGAGCTGGGTGTCAGAGCAAAGCAACTGGAGGATTTGCAGCAATCCTTATCACATCTCCAGATGGAAAATTCAAAGCTGAAAGAAGCTCAAGAAGAATCAAATAAACTCTCAAACGATCTCGTTCAGTCTAAGACCGCCTTGACAGATTTGCGATATCAGCTTGAAGTAGGGAAAAAGGACTCTCAACACAAAGAGTTATTACTTCAAGAATTAGAGCAGCAATTACAGCAGAGCAAAAAGGAACTCGCAGAGCAGGAAAAGTTGCACGGAGAAGATCTCGACACTAAAAAGGAAGAGCAAAAGAACCTCATGAAACAGTTGGAGGATGAAAGAGATGCTCAAGAGAAGAAGCTGAATGACACTATAACAGAGCTGCAAGATAAATTGAAAACGCAGGAAACAAAAATGGACAAGTTCAAACAGAAGGCCAAAGAAATGCAAGAtcactttaagaaaaaaattcagCAAAAAGAAGAATCCATGAAGATGGCACTTGCAAAGAAAGATGAGGAGCTCCAACAAAAAGAGCAACAGGTCCAAGAGAAAATTTTAGAGATGGCTCAGAAAAATTCAGAAGGCTTAAACGATACAATGGCAGAGCTGCAAGCTAACCATTTGGGGGAAGTGGAGAAATTACGTGATATCCATAAACACGAAATCTTGGAGCTGGAGCGCCATTGGCAGGAGCAGTTAAAACAGCAGGAGGAGGAATTAGTGGAAAAACACTCAACCGTACTTCAGGAAAACATACAAGAGCTGCAAGAATGTTCTTTAAAACTTAACAGGAGCAAAGATGATCATGAGCAGCTACTAACTGCAATGAAGAACCAAAAGGAGGAGCTTGCGATTCAAGAAACAACTGTGCAAAAGCTTAAAGAAGAACTTCATGATGCAGGGGTTAAACTTGAAGATTTGTCAACAAGAGACACTTTACTGAGAGAACAACTAGAATCAGTAGAGAGGAACCTCAGCCAGGCTTTGAATGAGCGAGACACCCTTAAGGACAGGCTCAACATAACAGAGGAAGAGAGCAGAGCGAAATTAAAGACTTTGTCAGACAATTTGGTGGATGTGAAGAAGCAGCTTCAAGCCTTTGAAAGTTCGAGACTGAAGGAATGTGAGGACTTGCAGAATAAATCTGCAGAAGATGCCATTCAGAGAGAAGCCCAGTTCCAACAGCAGTTCCTTTTGATGAGCACCCAAATGCAGCATTACTGCGAGGACGTCCAGAGCAAAATGGTGGACGGCACCTCCGAACTTTGTCAGAAAGTTGAACTTAGAGTCTCTGGTTTAAAAGAGAGACTTCTGTGTAGCCAGAAAAATGTTGTGCACCTTAAAAATATTCTTTCGAGCAAAGTCGAGAGAGTTTGCACTTTAGAGGAGAATTTGCGCCAGAAGAGCGAGGAGAATAACAAACTATGCATTTCATTAGAACAGGCGACTGCTCAGGTAAATGCTCACATGGAGCAAATCAAAGCCTTAACGACGGAGAATGAGAAAAATTCTCTTTCAGTAAGCGAAAAAGCTCTGAAGACGGAGGAGCTGAGTGAATTCAACAGAGTCATATCGATGAGTCTGAAGGAAAATGAGTTGCAAGTGACTAACTTGGAAGGCATCATCAGTGACTTGAAACAGCAACTCGAAGGTAAGGAGGAAGCCATACTTAAGCTGAAGCAGCAGCATGAAGAGGAGAGACAAAAGGCATTAGCCGAAATGGAAGAGACCGTTCGGAGGTTAACGCAGGAGCGAGAGGCCACTTCTGGCCAAGCAAGTGCTCTTAATGCAAGTCTGTCTGAGAGTGACAACACTGTAGCATCTCTGAAGAGCAGGCTCGATGAGCTGGACCGCCTTGTCTCTGAGAAGGACGAGGCGTTGCAAAGGCTCACTGTGAGTTTTGACAATCAGTCCGTCAGCAAATCTGAGATGGACCAAGTTTTGAGCGAGAAGGAGCAGAGGGTGAGCGGTCTGACTGCAGAACTCGAGAGCTCCAACCGTCGGCTCTGTGAGCTCCAGGAGCAGTTCGACTTAAAGATAAAAGAGTGCGAACAACTCACAGTCGACCTCAAGCAGCAGCACAGCATCAGGGAAAACGAGAAGAAAGAATTGGTTGAAAAGCTGCAAAAGAATGGCCACTTAGAACAAGAGCTGGTGGAAAAACTGCACCACCTCGAGAAGGACTACCAAAAGTGCAAGAGCCAACTCAAGACTCAGGAAGATGAATTCGAAAGGCTGAAAGATGAGATGATGAAAAGCAAAGAGGAGTGCGTGAAAGAAACCGAGGAGAGGTTGACAACAGAGAGCAATCGTAAAGTTTCGGAGCTAAAGAAGAAAGCGGAACAGAAAATCGGACAAATTAAGAAGCAGCTCACTTCACAGCTCGATGAAAAAGATGAGCTTCTCAAGAGTCTTGAGGCGAGCCACGAGGAATTCAAGAAAAATGAGACCTCCAGTAAAGAATGCATCGACACATTAGAgacgaaaaacaaaaagctcGAGGAAGATCTTGTCAAGCTCAAAGAAGAGCAGGCGAGCCAACTGGAACGGACTCAGGCTGATGAGAGGCGGACAATGGAGAAGTCTTTAGAGGAACTGAGGAGCATGTATGAAGAGAAGCTGTCCGCACTACAGCGAGATTCACTCCATCAAACGGAGCTCAAACAAGCGGAAGCTCTTGAAATGGAATCTAGGCTGAAAGAGGCAGAGAAGCAGAAAGAAGAGCTACTTGAAGCAATTAGCACGCTGAAAGAAGAAATGACACAGAAGCTTGTTCAGTGTGATGAACATCAAGCTGCCTCGGTGCAGGCCCAGACGTCAGTTGAACCCGACAGGAAGATTGAGCGGAGTAGCCTCCAACAAACCAAGAGCATGTTGGAAAATGAGATGGAAAACCACTTAGCCAACCCGGAGGAGGATTCTCTCGAGTCTCTCAAAAGCAAACTAAATCACATGAAGAATGAGAAGGAGAAAATTCACAAAGATTTCACCCGGTTGCAGAAAGACATCAGATTAATGAGGAAGGAGCACGATCAGGAACTTGAATATGCAAAGAAACAGTTGTTGGAGGAGAGCGAACAGAAGCTAAA ATTGGAGTTAGAAGACATTGAAATGAAGCACAACTCAGCGATCAAGCAGTTAATGAGGGAGTTCAATACACAAATGGCCGTAAAAGAGAAGGAGATAGACACAGCAGTGACAGAAACCATTG GCAAGGCCCAGATTGTGGAGGCGGAGCTTCTCAGTAGCCATCGAGAGGAAACCATCCAGCTGCAGAAGGCCATTGCCCAGAAGGAGGATGAATTGAACAGAACTGTTCAGAAATATGAGCAGGTCATCCAG AGTCGAGAGGAGGAGATGGGCACTCGAGTGTGGCAGGTCCAGAAAGAACTGGAGGAGCTACAAGCTAGGAGCCACGACACCTCCGAG ATGAGCCCCGAGAAACTACAG GCGCAGCTTGCCGAGAAGACGACTTTGTTGAGTGAAGCTCGACTGAAGGAGCAGGGCTTTGTTGAGAGG attcactCGCTTGAGGACAAGATTAAATGTTTCCACCGGAACACAGTCGTAACTCATCTGGGGAGCATGTACAAAG ATGCTGCACTCAACAAACCTGAGCCGCTCTCAGAAGCTACTGAGATGGAGTACCTGAAGAAGGTGCTGTTTGAGTACATGATGGGACGAGAAACAAAA ACGATGGCCAAAGTGATAACATCCATGCTGAAGTTTCCTCCAGACCAGGCTCAAAAGGTTTTGGACAAAGAGGAATCCAAAGCAATG CATTGGTTGAGCGTCTGA